Proteins from a genomic interval of Sinobacterium norvegicum:
- a CDS encoding enoyl-CoA hydratase-related protein: MTNHYKFCTLEKRDHIWIVTINRPDALNALHPPTNYELESVFNDFDTDKNAWVAILTGAGNQSFSVGHDLKYQASGAKVTIPKTGFAGLTARFDLDKPVIAAVNGFAMGGGFEIALACDLIVADQRAQFALPEPRVGLAALAGGIHRLSRQIGQKQAMDMLLTARKVGAEEGQRMGFVNRIVSVTDNTTVVDEAVKVAEQMILCSPVSLQMTKQMQRQGADLADLETAVSYRYEAIDTLLSSNDFIEGPAAFAEKRAPKWSGS; the protein is encoded by the coding sequence ATGACTAATCATTATAAATTTTGCACACTGGAAAAAAGAGACCATATTTGGATTGTGACGATCAATCGCCCCGATGCCCTCAACGCGCTCCACCCGCCGACTAATTATGAATTGGAGTCGGTATTTAATGACTTTGATACCGATAAAAACGCCTGGGTTGCGATTTTAACCGGCGCTGGCAATCAGTCATTCTCTGTTGGGCATGATCTTAAATACCAAGCCTCTGGTGCGAAGGTTACCATCCCTAAAACTGGTTTTGCTGGGTTAACCGCGCGTTTTGATCTCGACAAACCGGTGATTGCTGCCGTCAATGGCTTTGCGATGGGGGGGGGCTTTGAAATAGCCTTGGCCTGCGACCTGATTGTAGCGGACCAACGTGCTCAATTTGCCCTGCCTGAACCCCGGGTTGGTCTGGCCGCTTTAGCAGGGGGAATACATCGGCTGTCGCGCCAGATTGGTCAAAAACAGGCCATGGATATGTTATTAACGGCTCGTAAAGTTGGCGCCGAAGAGGGGCAGCGAATGGGTTTTGTCAACCGTATTGTCAGCGTCACTGACAATACGACAGTGGTTGATGAGGCGGTTAAAGTGGCTGAGCAAATGATCTTGTGTTCTCCGGTCTCATTGCAGATGACCAAGCAAATGCAGCGCCAGGGTGCAGACCTTGCCGACTTAGAAACCGCGGTATCGTATCGATACGAGGCCATTGACACGCTGTTGAGTAGTAACGATTTTATCGAGGGGCCTGCTGCCTTTGCCGAAAAGCGTGCGCCTAAATGGTCGGGCAGCTGA
- a CDS encoding LLM class F420-dependent oxidoreductase: MGDLKLGLAQGYWSRAPQENFIEMAQEAEKLGYDSVWSAESWGNDAFTPLCWIGAHTNKIKLGTAVVQLSARTPTACAMHALSLDLMSKGRFILGLGVSGPQVVEGWYGQPFPKPLARTREYIDIVRQVLAREAPVTNSGPHYPLPYTGDDGMGLGKPLKPIVHPVRKDIPIFMGAEGPKNIALSTEIADGWLPLIYNPYDESMYEKSLVNAKPDFEINQMVMVNIDDDLQAGLLRVKTFLSFYIGGMGAKTQNFHKDLFVRMGYEAEADKIQQLFMEGKRDEAINTIPDEFADSISLIGSKARIKDRLQAWRDSRVTSLLVATTDKKQLRDIAELVL, encoded by the coding sequence ATGGGTGATTTAAAATTAGGTTTAGCGCAGGGTTACTGGAGCAGAGCCCCCCAAGAGAATTTTATTGAGATGGCACAGGAAGCCGAAAAGCTGGGTTACGACTCGGTTTGGTCGGCAGAATCTTGGGGGAATGACGCCTTCACCCCGCTGTGCTGGATTGGCGCACATACCAATAAAATTAAACTGGGTACCGCTGTTGTCCAATTATCAGCTCGTACCCCAACCGCCTGTGCAATGCACGCCCTGAGTTTGGACCTGATGTCCAAGGGACGTTTTATACTGGGGCTGGGCGTGTCTGGACCGCAGGTTGTCGAAGGTTGGTATGGCCAACCCTTCCCCAAGCCGTTAGCGCGCACTCGCGAGTACATAGACATAGTGCGACAGGTGCTGGCCCGGGAAGCCCCAGTGACCAACAGCGGCCCCCATTACCCGCTGCCATACACCGGTGACGATGGCATGGGCCTGGGTAAACCCCTTAAGCCAATTGTCCACCCTGTACGTAAAGACATTCCGATTTTCATGGGCGCTGAAGGCCCCAAAAATATTGCACTATCGACCGAGATTGCCGATGGTTGGCTGCCGCTGATCTATAACCCTTATGACGAAAGCATGTATGAAAAGTCGCTGGTCAATGCCAAGCCCGACTTTGAGATCAACCAGATGGTCATGGTGAATATTGACGACGACCTCCAAGCCGGTTTGCTACGGGTAAAAACCTTTTTAAGTTTTTACATCGGCGGCATGGGAGCCAAGACACAAAATTTCCACAAAGATTTATTTGTCCGCATGGGCTACGAGGCTGAAGCCGACAAGATTCAACAGTTGTTTATGGAAGGTAAGCGAGATGAGGCCATTAACACTATTCCCGACGAATTTGCTGACAGCATCTCTTTGATCGGCTCAAAAGCCCGAATTAAAGATCGCCTTCAGGCCTGGCGTGATTCCCGCGTCACCAGCTTGTTGGTGGCGACGACCGACAAAAAACAGCTGCGTGATATCGCCGAACTGGTGCTCTGA
- a CDS encoding AMP-binding protein, with protein MSWNYSEAVDRIGLGPMAERTALIHEQQTYTFAELRRRARSIGAWLQDKGLKKHSHVGHYLRNTNAYLEVFFGSGLIGCAHVNINYRYQQQELEHLCHSLDVEVLVYATEFAKQVAEIKPQLNKTIAYVEVTEDGADPVNDFAVSLDDIYLYRADDLVTDTASDNQIIIATGGTTGMPKGTQWEHTGLWHKMKVWGIGAMAATALTDAPDTLDDYLTLLQTQPASKPLLPLCPLMHGTGLMMAICALAQGSPVVTTGIKRFDADHCLNLIKQHQVGSLVIVGDAFALPLLESIEARDDGCFDSVQSLISSGAILSDQSRTRFIQQNPDLVLLDTLGSSETSGFALTTEQAGVFLPMPTTKIFDDNLVEVAPGSDTIGIAYAGGYIPIGYYNEPEKTAATFIKINGERFVKTGDRCTVRKDGLLALLGRDNSVINTGGEKVYTIEVEQLLIRHQTISDALLIGLPHPRFGKMVVAVVEGGELTNDNLDVAALQHYLRKNLADYKVPKKIYAIDSMQRFANGKVDYKMITDFAARCLEQYQPAPGRENN; from the coding sequence ATGAGTTGGAATTACAGTGAGGCGGTCGATCGAATAGGCCTCGGCCCTATGGCAGAACGCACGGCATTAATCCATGAACAACAAACATATACCTTTGCCGAGTTGCGTCGTCGCGCCAGAAGCATTGGCGCCTGGCTGCAAGACAAGGGGCTTAAAAAACACAGCCATGTGGGTCACTATCTACGCAATACGAATGCCTACCTAGAGGTGTTTTTCGGCAGCGGTTTAATCGGCTGTGCACATGTCAATATTAATTATCGCTATCAACAGCAAGAGCTAGAGCATCTCTGTCATTCGCTGGATGTGGAAGTCCTGGTCTATGCCACTGAATTTGCAAAACAGGTTGCTGAAATAAAACCGCAGCTGAACAAAACAATTGCCTATGTTGAAGTGACGGAAGACGGCGCTGACCCGGTCAACGACTTTGCCGTGTCGCTGGATGATATCTATCTCTACCGGGCCGATGACTTAGTAACCGATACCGCCAGCGACAACCAAATCATCATTGCCACCGGCGGCACCACGGGTATGCCCAAGGGTACACAGTGGGAGCATACTGGGCTGTGGCACAAGATGAAGGTGTGGGGTATTGGTGCCATGGCAGCGACAGCGTTAACCGACGCCCCCGACACACTGGACGACTATTTAACCCTTTTACAAACCCAGCCAGCATCCAAACCCTTGCTACCGCTATGCCCACTGATGCATGGCACAGGGCTGATGATGGCAATCTGTGCGCTGGCTCAGGGCTCGCCGGTCGTTACCACGGGGATCAAACGTTTCGATGCCGATCACTGCCTTAATTTAATCAAACAACATCAGGTTGGTAGCTTGGTGATTGTCGGTGATGCCTTCGCCTTGCCATTATTGGAAAGCATCGAAGCCCGCGACGATGGCTGCTTTGATAGTGTTCAGTCACTGATATCATCCGGCGCCATACTCAGCGATCAAAGCCGCACACGCTTTATTCAACAAAACCCCGACCTGGTGTTGCTCGACACACTGGGGTCAAGCGAGACCAGTGGTTTTGCTTTAACCACCGAACAGGCCGGCGTCTTTCTCCCCATGCCGACCACCAAAATATTTGACGATAATCTCGTGGAAGTTGCTCCCGGCAGTGACACCATCGGCATTGCCTATGCCGGCGGCTACATTCCTATTGGCTACTACAACGAGCCGGAAAAAACCGCGGCCACGTTTATCAAGATCAATGGCGAGCGCTTTGTCAAAACCGGTGATCGCTGCACGGTCAGAAAAGATGGTTTGTTAGCTCTGCTGGGGCGCGATAACAGCGTTATTAACACCGGCGGTGAAAAGGTCTATACCATCGAGGTTGAACAGTTATTGATCCGCCACCAAACCATCTCCGATGCCCTGCTAATAGGCTTGCCACACCCTCGTTTTGGCAAGATGGTGGTGGCTGTAGTCGAGGGTGGCGAGCTGACCAATGACAATTTGGACGTGGCCGCCCTACAACATTATTTACGCAAAAATCTTGCGGACTACAAGGTGCCCAAGAAAATCTATGCGATTGACTCTATGCAGCGCTTTGCCAATGGCAAGGTAGATTACAAAATGATTACCGACTTTGCCGCCCGCTGTTTAGAACAATACCAGCCCGCACCGGGCCGAGAAAATAACTAA
- a CDS encoding MarR family winged helix-turn-helix transcriptional regulator — MSTSPGGKAVLDLVFEILKTAPKLQLKGDKLTQDTGLTSSRWWCLVTIAENDGSLSVADIARRMNLQRQTVQRFTDALAKSEMITYTENPDHKRARHLSMTDKGKAALVTVKKRDNDWAENTAGAVNSDDIETTIRTLTALRDEITAQFTER, encoded by the coding sequence GTGAGCACTTCACCCGGTGGCAAGGCGGTTTTGGATCTGGTTTTTGAGATTCTTAAAACCGCACCAAAATTGCAATTAAAAGGCGACAAATTGACACAGGATACAGGCCTGACGAGCTCGCGCTGGTGGTGTTTGGTGACCATTGCAGAAAACGATGGCAGTCTCTCCGTCGCCGATATTGCCCGGCGTATGAATTTGCAGCGACAGACTGTGCAGCGTTTTACCGATGCCTTGGCTAAAAGCGAGATGATTACCTACACCGAAAACCCGGACCATAAGCGTGCACGACATCTGTCGATGACCGACAAGGGCAAAGCGGCTTTGGTCACGGTGAAAAAACGCGATAATGACTGGGCAGAAAATACTGCGGGCGCGGTTAACAGCGACGATATCGAAACCACTATCCGCACCTTAACAGCGCTTAGAGATGAAATTACTGCGCAATTTACCGAGCGCTAG
- a CDS encoding thiolase C-terminal domain-containing protein → MNDRTPVLIGAGQFVQRQTTDDSPMTLAAQASMQALTHALSGTACDTAQIAQHIDTIAVTRLFSDMGHLWPCEWGRSNNPPQSIAQAIGATPKHRIYSSMGGNQPQSMLIEFAADIARGDRDMVLIAGAEALKNQRHGARQKKLTPTFSLDWSEEFSQPLEDRGIGESIATTQEQANGLTSVALYYALIEQAQRQQAGRSIPAHQKAMAQLLASFSAVAANNAYAQFPGQQTAEEIISAAPLNHLYSKRMIAQDSVNQSAAVILCSVAKARELGVPESHFIYLQAMAEGAEHTLTQRPDPALSPIANHVTDRVLDTAGLTAEQIELIDIYSCFPCAITAVANHMGLPVDGSRALTLTGGLPYFGGPGNNYSLHAMAEVVTQLRQNTAAAKPVPSYAMVTANGGVLSKHASVIYSNRANDIDWANTETWVRNTDKPMTISDAPTAGRIVSYVIYPTAKGSIRAIIIGRTNEQQHFVASTSDPKTLTAMSASDPSGQAVDIIIKGEQLKFVLTTP, encoded by the coding sequence ATGAATGATCGTACACCGGTTTTAATTGGCGCGGGACAGTTTGTACAACGCCAGACAACCGATGACTCACCAATGACGCTGGCTGCTCAGGCCAGCATGCAGGCGCTGACGCATGCCCTAAGTGGTACGGCATGCGACACAGCTCAGATTGCTCAACACATCGACACCATTGCAGTGACGCGTCTGTTTTCCGATATGGGGCACCTATGGCCGTGCGAGTGGGGCCGTAGTAATAACCCGCCGCAATCCATTGCACAGGCAATAGGCGCCACGCCAAAACATCGTATTTATTCATCGATGGGGGGCAATCAACCGCAGTCCATGTTGATCGAGTTTGCCGCGGATATTGCCCGCGGCGACCGCGATATGGTGTTAATTGCTGGGGCTGAGGCATTAAAAAATCAGCGCCACGGCGCCCGTCAAAAAAAACTGACGCCGACATTCTCTCTCGACTGGAGTGAAGAGTTCAGCCAGCCTCTGGAAGACCGAGGCATCGGTGAAAGCATAGCCACCACGCAGGAACAGGCCAATGGGCTGACAAGTGTGGCGCTGTATTACGCTCTCATTGAGCAGGCCCAACGCCAGCAAGCCGGTCGTTCGATACCGGCCCATCAAAAGGCTATGGCACAGCTGCTGGCATCGTTTAGCGCCGTCGCCGCCAACAACGCTTATGCGCAATTTCCCGGACAGCAAACAGCCGAAGAAATTATCAGTGCTGCACCACTCAATCACCTCTACAGCAAGCGCATGATCGCCCAGGACAGCGTTAATCAGTCGGCGGCAGTGATACTGTGCAGCGTCGCCAAGGCACGCGAGCTGGGTGTTCCCGAGTCTCACTTTATTTACCTGCAAGCCATGGCTGAGGGCGCCGAGCACACCCTGACACAGCGCCCAGATCCGGCGTTATCGCCCATCGCCAATCACGTTACAGACCGTGTACTCGACACCGCCGGACTCACCGCCGAGCAAATAGAATTGATCGATATATACAGTTGCTTTCCCTGCGCCATCACCGCAGTTGCCAATCATATGGGGCTGCCTGTGGATGGCAGTCGCGCGCTGACGCTGACCGGTGGCCTGCCTTACTTCGGCGGCCCGGGTAACAACTACAGCCTCCATGCGATGGCCGAGGTGGTGACGCAACTGCGGCAAAATACCGCGGCGGCTAAGCCGGTGCCAAGCTACGCCATGGTAACCGCCAATGGCGGCGTGCTATCGAAACACGCCAGTGTCATTTATTCGAACCGCGCTAATGACATCGACTGGGCCAACACAGAAACCTGGGTGCGTAATACTGACAAGCCAATGACGATCAGCGATGCGCCGACAGCCGGACGGATTGTCTCTTACGTAATTTACCCCACGGCAAAAGGCAGCATCCGGGCCATCATTATTGGCCGTACCAATGAGCAACAACATTTTGTCGCCAGCACATCAGACCCAAAAACCTTAACAGCGATGTCCGCCAGTGACCCAAGCGGTCAGGCGGTCGACATAATAATAAAGGGCGAGCAGCTTAAGTTTGTGTTAACCACCCCTTAA